The Raphanus sativus cultivar WK10039 unplaced genomic scaffold, ASM80110v3 Scaffold0383, whole genome shotgun sequence genome includes a window with the following:
- the LOC108823503 gene encoding synaptonemal complex protein 1-like isoform X1, with protein sequence MLTSANPRMTINIPGRNVNFIFCYDLTRETEREENAREKSDFEMQKLGFPAMKSLDQMRSSMAAGSGRNLTFSSRQQPHDSVSSGNFSNLKSTAEKLVKEQASMKSDLELANSKLRKSMDHILALEEKLQNAFNENAKLRVMQKEDEKLWRGMESKFSSTKTLCDQLTETLQHLASQVQEAEKDKELFESKFSSSAEVIDSLKENLQDLSSRLGASEENIKRREKELEDLKLEKEQTENSYLNEQCRTASLLKEKDATIMNSEAAIAEAKLNIENLNLQLEKVRVELTSKEDEAKYLVGVKEKLERDKMDIQLIADNLSAKLITSDEEVKKLEGFVHSLATDLAELDKKNLTFMENFDKLNGLYGTHLMLLQKDRDIASDRAGRLYNQLQGEFSTVTLQKEALQSSANELYEQKEELKKAKESLVSQLAEERCSAKQAIEKLESEAKCLVSTNTETEAVLTELKEEIEALLEKLKASENKTEELLLKLSTSETESKENYEKLQADAQRKAEEMEILQKESDSNLLRLDSLSKEVSQLQSVIEEKELLINQCKENEKKLDQKTTEDKELLAAAETKLLDAKKQYDLMLENKQLELSRHLKELSQRNDQAINEIRRKYDEEKQEIIKAEKEKAEKVIKELSTKYDKEVSDCKAESKHQLLTIQEDHASLILTIREEHENREFNLKAKHDEELRQAQIQAETELKERITTIRNEHDVQLKAFKCQYEDDCKKLQDELDLQRSKEERQRALLQMQWRVMSDKAPEEQEVSSRKEYSVSSVKVRGSRPPASRRSQHTAVMLDEDEQDSPFVKEAETTVPKMLKKVENANARSIMSSQKQHSKVNRSEYEAEAKDSRTTKRRKTKGTVVFEEPQRRLTRFTSPKTKTPRSIAKVTAISSHPPRSANIGDLFSEGSLNPYADDPYAFD encoded by the exons ATGCTGACGTCAGCAAATCCGCGTATGACTATAAATATCCCCGGACGGAACGTAAACTTCATTTTCTGTTACGATCTCacgagagaaacagagagagaagagaacgCGCGGGAAAAAAGCGATTTCGAAATGCAGAAGTTAGGGTTCCCAGCGATGAAGAGCTTGGATCAGATGCGATCTTCGATGGCGGCTGGATCGGGGAGGAATCTCACCTTCTCCTCGCGTCAACAACCTCACGATTCCGTCTCTTCCGGAAACTTCTCGAATCTCAAATCTACGGCAG AAAAACTGGTGAAGGAACAGGCATCGATGAAATCAGATCTCGAATTGGCG AACTCTAAGCTGAGAAAGTCGATGGATCATATACTCGCTTTAGAGGAGAAACTGCAGAACGCTTTCAACGAGAATGCTAAGCTCAGGGTGATGCAAAAGGAGGATGAAAAGCTTTGGAGGGGGATGGAGTCCAAATTCTCCTCAACGAAGACTCTCTGTGATCAACTTACTGAGACTCTGCAACACTTGGCTTCCCAGGTTCAAGAAG CTGAGAAGGATAAAGAGCTCTTTGAGTCCAAGTTCTCTAGTAGTGCGGAAGTAATAGACTCTTTAAAGGAGAATTTGCAAGACCTGTCTTCAAGACTGGGTGCTTCTGAAGAAAACATCAAAAGAC GGGAGAAGGAATTAGAGGATCTCAAACTCGAGAAAGAACAGACAGAGAACTCTTATCTGAATGAACAGTGTAGAACCGCCAGTCTCTTAAAGGAGAAAG ATGCTACGATAATGAACTCCGAAGCAGCTATAGCTGAAGCAAAACTCAACATTGAAAATTTAAACCTCCAACTTGAGAAGGTGCGTGTTGAATTAACATCAAAGGAAGATGAGGCCAAATACCTTGTTGGAGTCAAGGAGAAGCTTGAACGAGACAAGATGGATATTCAGCTGATTGCTGATAATCTATCTGCGAAACTGATTACCTCAGACGAGGAAGTCAAGAAGCTCGAGGGATTTGTACACTCTTTGGCAACAGATTTGGCTGAATTGGACAAGAAGAACTTGACCTTCATGGAGAACTTTGATAAGCTAAATGGTTTATATGGCACTCACCTGATGTTGCTCCAAAAGGATAGAGATATTGCTTCTGATCGTGCTGGAAGATTGTATAATCAACTCCAAGGAGAGTTCTCGACTGTAACCCTCCAAAAAGAAGCTCTGCAGTCATCAGCCAACGAGTTATATGAACAAAAAGAGGAACTGAAGAAAGCTAAGGAGTCATTGGTTTCTCAACTAGCCGAGGAACGCTGCTCCGCAAAGCAGGCAATTGAAAAACTAGAGTCTGAAGCAAAATGTCTAGTTTCAACAAATACTGAAACAGAAGCAGTTCTAACGGAGCTGAAAGAGGAAATAGAAGCTTTGTTGGAGAAACTCAAGGCCTCTGAGAATAAAACG GAAGAATTGTTGTTAAAGCTTTCAACATCGGAGACTGAAAGCAAAGAGAACTATGAGAAGCTGCAGGCTGATGCACAGAGAAAGGCTGAAGAAATGGAGATTTTGCAGAAGGAGAGCGATAGCAACCTGTTGCGTCTCGATTCATTGTCAAAAGAAGTGAGCCAGCTCCAAAGCGTTATTGAAGAGAAAGAGCTTCTTATCAATCAATGCAAGGAAAACGAGAAGAAGCTGGATCAGAAAACAACAGAG GACAAGGAGCTACTAGCAGCTGCTGAAACCAAGCTTCTAGACGCGAAGAAGCAATATGATCTGATGCTGGAAAATAAACAGTTGGAATTATCTAGGCACTTGAAGGAGTTGTCACAGAGGAATGACCAG GCGATTAATGAAATCCGGAGGAAATATGATGAGGAGAAGCAGGAGATTATTAAAGCTGAAAAGGAAAAG GCTGAGAAGGTTATCAAAGAGTTATCCactaaatatgataaagaaGTTTCTGACTGTAAAGCCGAATCAAAGCACCAATTGCTGACCATTCAGGAGGATCATGCTTCTCTG ATACTCACTATCCGGGAGGAACATGAGAACAGGGAGTTCAATCTCAAAGCTAAGCACGATGAGGAACTGAGACAAGCTCAGATTCAGGCCGAAACAGAATTGAAAGAG AGGATAACAACAATCAGGAACGAGCATGATGTTCAACTGAAAGCATTTAAGTGTCAGTACGAAGATGATTGCAAGAAGCTGCAAGACGAATTAGACCTTCAGAGATCAAAA GAAGAGAGGCAAAGAGCTTTGTTGCAAATGCAGTGGAGGGTTATGAGTGACAAAGCTCCAGAAGAGCAAGAAGTGAGCTCTAGGAAG GAATACTCTGTCTCATCTGTGAAAGTGAGAGGTTCTCGTCCTCCTGCTAGCAGGAGAAGCCAGCATACCGCAGTGATGCTTGATGAAGATGAACAG GATTCTCCTTTTGTGAAGGAAGCAGAAACAACTGTGCCGAAGATGCTAAAGAAAGTTGAAAATGCAAATGCAAGAAGCATAATGAGCAGTCAAAAGCAACATAGCAAG GTGAATCGTAGTGAATATGAAGCTGAAGCGAAGGACTCGAGGACCACTAAGCGAAGGAAAACAAAAGGCACAGTCGTGTTTGAG GAGCCACAGAGGCGATTGACTCGGTTTACTTCACCCAAAACTAAGACCCCAAGAAGCATCGCTAAG GTGACAGCCATAAGTAGCCATCCACCAAGATCAGCAAACATTGGAGATCTGTTTTCAGAAGGCTCACTCAACCCCTACGCTGATGATCCATATGCATTTGACTGA
- the LOC108823503 gene encoding synaptonemal complex protein 1-like isoform X2, translating to MDHILALEEKLQNAFNENAKLRVMQKEDEKLWRGMESKFSSTKTLCDQLTETLQHLASQVQEAEKDKELFESKFSSSAEVIDSLKENLQDLSSRLGASEENIKRREKELEDLKLEKEQTENSYLNEQCRTASLLKEKDATIMNSEAAIAEAKLNIENLNLQLEKVRVELTSKEDEAKYLVGVKEKLERDKMDIQLIADNLSAKLITSDEEVKKLEGFVHSLATDLAELDKKNLTFMENFDKLNGLYGTHLMLLQKDRDIASDRAGRLYNQLQGEFSTVTLQKEALQSSANELYEQKEELKKAKESLVSQLAEERCSAKQAIEKLESEAKCLVSTNTETEAVLTELKEEIEALLEKLKASENKTEELLLKLSTSETESKENYEKLQADAQRKAEEMEILQKESDSNLLRLDSLSKEVSQLQSVIEEKELLINQCKENEKKLDQKTTEDKELLAAAETKLLDAKKQYDLMLENKQLELSRHLKELSQRNDQAINEIRRKYDEEKQEIIKAEKEKAEKVIKELSTKYDKEVSDCKAESKHQLLTIQEDHASLILTIREEHENREFNLKAKHDEELRQAQIQAETELKERITTIRNEHDVQLKAFKCQYEDDCKKLQDELDLQRSKEERQRALLQMQWRVMSDKAPEEQEVSSRKEYSVSSVKVRGSRPPASRRSQHTAVMLDEDEQDSPFVKEAETTVPKMLKKVENANARSIMSSQKQHSKVNRSEYEAEAKDSRTTKRRKTKGTVVFEEPQRRLTRFTSPKTKTPRSIAKVTAISSHPPRSANIGDLFSEGSLNPYADDPYAFD from the exons ATGGATCATATACTCGCTTTAGAGGAGAAACTGCAGAACGCTTTCAACGAGAATGCTAAGCTCAGGGTGATGCAAAAGGAGGATGAAAAGCTTTGGAGGGGGATGGAGTCCAAATTCTCCTCAACGAAGACTCTCTGTGATCAACTTACTGAGACTCTGCAACACTTGGCTTCCCAGGTTCAAGAAG CTGAGAAGGATAAAGAGCTCTTTGAGTCCAAGTTCTCTAGTAGTGCGGAAGTAATAGACTCTTTAAAGGAGAATTTGCAAGACCTGTCTTCAAGACTGGGTGCTTCTGAAGAAAACATCAAAAGAC GGGAGAAGGAATTAGAGGATCTCAAACTCGAGAAAGAACAGACAGAGAACTCTTATCTGAATGAACAGTGTAGAACCGCCAGTCTCTTAAAGGAGAAAG ATGCTACGATAATGAACTCCGAAGCAGCTATAGCTGAAGCAAAACTCAACATTGAAAATTTAAACCTCCAACTTGAGAAGGTGCGTGTTGAATTAACATCAAAGGAAGATGAGGCCAAATACCTTGTTGGAGTCAAGGAGAAGCTTGAACGAGACAAGATGGATATTCAGCTGATTGCTGATAATCTATCTGCGAAACTGATTACCTCAGACGAGGAAGTCAAGAAGCTCGAGGGATTTGTACACTCTTTGGCAACAGATTTGGCTGAATTGGACAAGAAGAACTTGACCTTCATGGAGAACTTTGATAAGCTAAATGGTTTATATGGCACTCACCTGATGTTGCTCCAAAAGGATAGAGATATTGCTTCTGATCGTGCTGGAAGATTGTATAATCAACTCCAAGGAGAGTTCTCGACTGTAACCCTCCAAAAAGAAGCTCTGCAGTCATCAGCCAACGAGTTATATGAACAAAAAGAGGAACTGAAGAAAGCTAAGGAGTCATTGGTTTCTCAACTAGCCGAGGAACGCTGCTCCGCAAAGCAGGCAATTGAAAAACTAGAGTCTGAAGCAAAATGTCTAGTTTCAACAAATACTGAAACAGAAGCAGTTCTAACGGAGCTGAAAGAGGAAATAGAAGCTTTGTTGGAGAAACTCAAGGCCTCTGAGAATAAAACG GAAGAATTGTTGTTAAAGCTTTCAACATCGGAGACTGAAAGCAAAGAGAACTATGAGAAGCTGCAGGCTGATGCACAGAGAAAGGCTGAAGAAATGGAGATTTTGCAGAAGGAGAGCGATAGCAACCTGTTGCGTCTCGATTCATTGTCAAAAGAAGTGAGCCAGCTCCAAAGCGTTATTGAAGAGAAAGAGCTTCTTATCAATCAATGCAAGGAAAACGAGAAGAAGCTGGATCAGAAAACAACAGAG GACAAGGAGCTACTAGCAGCTGCTGAAACCAAGCTTCTAGACGCGAAGAAGCAATATGATCTGATGCTGGAAAATAAACAGTTGGAATTATCTAGGCACTTGAAGGAGTTGTCACAGAGGAATGACCAG GCGATTAATGAAATCCGGAGGAAATATGATGAGGAGAAGCAGGAGATTATTAAAGCTGAAAAGGAAAAG GCTGAGAAGGTTATCAAAGAGTTATCCactaaatatgataaagaaGTTTCTGACTGTAAAGCCGAATCAAAGCACCAATTGCTGACCATTCAGGAGGATCATGCTTCTCTG ATACTCACTATCCGGGAGGAACATGAGAACAGGGAGTTCAATCTCAAAGCTAAGCACGATGAGGAACTGAGACAAGCTCAGATTCAGGCCGAAACAGAATTGAAAGAG AGGATAACAACAATCAGGAACGAGCATGATGTTCAACTGAAAGCATTTAAGTGTCAGTACGAAGATGATTGCAAGAAGCTGCAAGACGAATTAGACCTTCAGAGATCAAAA GAAGAGAGGCAAAGAGCTTTGTTGCAAATGCAGTGGAGGGTTATGAGTGACAAAGCTCCAGAAGAGCAAGAAGTGAGCTCTAGGAAG GAATACTCTGTCTCATCTGTGAAAGTGAGAGGTTCTCGTCCTCCTGCTAGCAGGAGAAGCCAGCATACCGCAGTGATGCTTGATGAAGATGAACAG GATTCTCCTTTTGTGAAGGAAGCAGAAACAACTGTGCCGAAGATGCTAAAGAAAGTTGAAAATGCAAATGCAAGAAGCATAATGAGCAGTCAAAAGCAACATAGCAAG GTGAATCGTAGTGAATATGAAGCTGAAGCGAAGGACTCGAGGACCACTAAGCGAAGGAAAACAAAAGGCACAGTCGTGTTTGAG GAGCCACAGAGGCGATTGACTCGGTTTACTTCACCCAAAACTAAGACCCCAAGAAGCATCGCTAAG GTGACAGCCATAAGTAGCCATCCACCAAGATCAGCAAACATTGGAGATCTGTTTTCAGAAGGCTCACTCAACCCCTACGCTGATGATCCATATGCATTTGACTGA
- the LOC108827686 gene encoding tRNA(His) guanylyltransferase 1-like isoform X1 codes for MSFLLIKTWISMANSKYEYVKSFELEDEVMFPNLIVVRINGRDFSRFSQVYEFEKPNDEAALNLMYSCSSAILEEYLDIIFAYGSSDEYKFQFSTLFPLFVLALYSRKRQDSTRDELGTCEYNLEGRTLAITVTKVSVIRVHTPETGDLDVEENASTRNCDEAQRKTC; via the exons ATG TCTTTTCTTCTGATTAAAACGTGGATAAGTATGGCGAATAGCAAGTACGAGTATGTCAAGTCGTtcgaacttgaagatgaagttaTGTTTCCTAACTTGATCGTTGTCCGGATCAATGGTCGTGATTTTTCTAG ATTTTCTCAGGTTTATGAGTTTGAGAAGCCTAATGATGAAGCAGCCCTCAATCTGATGTATTCATGTTCTTCTGCCATTTTGGAAGAGTATCTTGATATCATCTTTGCATACGGATCCAGTGATGAATACAAGTTCCAATTTTCCACTTTGTTTCCTTTATTTGTCTTAG CTTTGTATTCAAGAAAACGTCAAGATTCTACCAGAGACGAGCTAGGTACATGCGAATACAACTTAGAAGGAAGGACTCTGGCTATAACAGTTACGAAAGTTTCAG TGATTAGGGTGCATACTCCAGAGACTGGAGATTTAGATGTTGAAGAAAACGCCAGCACACGTAATTGTGACGAAGCACAGAGGAAAACATGCTAA
- the LOC108827686 gene encoding tRNA(His) guanylyltransferase 1-like isoform X2, which produces MSFLLIKTWISMANSKYEYVKSFELEDEVMFPNLIVVRINGRDFSRFSQVYEFEKPNDEAALNLMYSCSSAILEEYLDIIFAYGSSDEYNFVFKKTSRFYQRRARYMRIQLRRKDSGYNSYESFRVHTPETGDLDVEENASTRNCDEAQRKTC; this is translated from the exons ATG TCTTTTCTTCTGATTAAAACGTGGATAAGTATGGCGAATAGCAAGTACGAGTATGTCAAGTCGTtcgaacttgaagatgaagttaTGTTTCCTAACTTGATCGTTGTCCGGATCAATGGTCGTGATTTTTCTAG ATTTTCTCAGGTTTATGAGTTTGAGAAGCCTAATGATGAAGCAGCCCTCAATCTGATGTATTCATGTTCTTCTGCCATTTTGGAAGAGTATCTTGATATCATCTTTGCATACGGATCCAGTGATGAATACAA CTTTGTATTCAAGAAAACGTCAAGATTCTACCAGAGACGAGCTAGGTACATGCGAATACAACTTAGAAGGAAGGACTCTGGCTATAACAGTTACGAAAGTTTCAG GGTGCATACTCCAGAGACTGGAGATTTAGATGTTGAAGAAAACGCCAGCACACGTAATTGTGACGAAGCACAGAGGAAAACATGCTAA
- the LOC108827685 gene encoding uncharacterized protein LOC108827685: MVSRQEETLFSRKRDFTAYGEEFHNLFKKTKQEDQSHGTLQRAMLNEGSNSESMRSVTFDFELNLHTPLPSGWQKSIETKSYPRTSVDHRTRHPNDPLLVERPKMSLDLELNLSPSYSPTKAATEIEESSNDNENVSSSKGIILTSPRMKTTTVTGLKRSLSWLAFEGGDDDDVDCKEQEMVTKVCMKCHMLVMLCTSTPVCPNCKFMHPHDHSSTKLFKPSNLLRLLC; this comes from the exons ATGGTTTCTCGACAAGAAGAAACCCTTTTCTCTAGAAAGAGAGATTTTACAGCCTATGGAGAAGAGTTTCACAATTTATTCAAGAAGACCAAACAAGAAGATCAATCACATGGAACACTTCAGAGAGCCATGTTAAATGAAGGATCAAACTCAGAGAGTATGAGATCAGTTACGTTTGATTTTGAACTTAACCTCCACACTCCTCTACCTTCAGGCTGGCAGAAATCTATAGAGACTAag AGCTATCCGAGAACATCTGTGGATCATAGGACGAGACACCCCAACGATCCGTTGCTTGTTGAGCGACCAAAGATGAGTCTAGACCTTGAGCTGAACCTCTCACCTTCTTATTCACCTACAAAGGCCGCTACGGAAATAGAAGAATCCTCAAATGACAATGAAAACGTGTCATCATCGAAGGGTATCATTCTGACAAGCCCGAGAATGAAGACCACGACTGTGACAGGATTAAAACGATCATTGTCATGGCTTGCGTTTGAAGGTGGTGATGACGATGACGTTGACTGCAAGGAGCAAGAGATGGTAACAAAAGTGTGCATGAAATGCCACATGCTGGTTATGCTGTGCACATCAACTCCTGTTTGTCCCAACTGCAAGTTCATGCACCCACATGATCACAGCTCTACTAAACTGTTTAAACCATCGAATTTGCTTAGGCTCTTGTGTTAG